DNA sequence from the Thermococcus gammatolerans EJ3 genome:
GGGGGAGCTTGAAAGGAGGAGCAGGAGGTACACGGGGATTTTACGGGCGATAGCGCTCGGCTACAACAGGTGGAGCCTGATAAGGGACTACCTCGCCGTGAAGGGTATGAAAACTCCAGAACCGAGGCTGTACGAACTTCTCAAGAACCTGAAGAAGATGGGGTGGATTGAGGAGGTGAACGAGGAGTACAGACTGGTTGACCCGATCATTAGACTCGTTCTGAGAGGCCTATGACTTTTCCAGCACCCCAACGGAGACCTCTGGGTGGTCGAACCTTTTCAGTTTTCTTCTGACCTCCTCCGTCAGGAAATCTCCGACCCACTCGAAGTTCAGAGACTCCAGAACGTCGTGGTACGTGTAGAATATTATTCTGCCGCCGGTTCTGCACGCTCGAATCAGATGATTCACAGTCTCAGGCAAATCCTTGGGATGGACGTTGTAAGGGTCAAAGAAGATGAAGTCGAAGTACTCATCCGGCATCTCGCGCACGTAATCCCTGACGTTGGCGACCACAAAGTTATCGGCGAACTCTGGAAGTATATCGCGCCTCGCCTGCTCTATGGACTCCTCTATGAAGTCCACGCCGTATGGTACCAGCTCGTGTTCGGAGTTCTCCACGAGATGCCGCAAAAGCAGGCCGTTTCCGCAGCCGAGGTCTATGACCCTGCCCGGATGATTGATGAAGCCGAGGAAGAAGTCGTAAATCTCGTGGGGATATACGAGGAACCCGTTGGGCAAATAGGGATTGCCCTTGTTTTGCTCCCAGTACAGCTCTTTGAGCTTTCTCTTCTTTACCTCGTACCATTCTTTCTCCATCACATGTCACCAATTTCAAATATAAAATCCTCCAAATAAAACGTTTTATCCGAGCTGTCTATACTCCTGATTTTCAGCGGGTGAAGGAGTCCCAGAGCCCAACGTTTTCTTCGGACTCAATTGCAAACTTAAATGGCTTGTTCGGATCAATTTTGTACTCTCTGCCCGCCACGTCAACCACTGTACCGTCCTCCTTTTGGATTCCGAAGATTGCAGCTCCGAGAACCACGTACCGGTAGTTAGTAATTCCCCTTTCCTTTGCGAGTTTATCCAGTTGCTGGCGATTAATTCGTTACCTTTGAACACCTGCATCCATGTTGGAGGCATCGTTTTCAATGCGGGCACGAACATAATCCCGACCACTTTGCCTCCTTTGAGCAGTGGAGCTTCATAGTAGGCAGGTCTTCCATCGGGGAAATAGAACAGTTTCATCTCCCCAATTTTTGCGTCCTTGAACTCCGGAAACGGGACTTTGTCGAGTTCAATTTTTGCGAGATATCTGGCAGTATCCGGGGACACTTTCGGAGTTTGATTGAGCGCTATTAGCTTCCTTTTCCATGACACCGGGGGAACTGCACGAGCCTCGATCTCTCCGTGCTTTTTCCCTTCAACGCTCACATCGAGGAAGTCCGAGGGGTATGGGCCGGGCCTGAAGATGGAGTGGATGGTGGAGGGAGCTCAAATAAGCTCGGCGAAGGGTGTTATGTGGAGGAAGAGCTCGGGCATGAAGCGAAGGCCCTCCGCATACCTCACCCCGATCTTTTCCCCGTAGAATTCCGCGACCGTTCTGAGGAAGGGCTCCCACTTCTCCCATACATCGTCCGTGAACTGGCTCCTGTGAACCCTTATCGCCCTCAGCTTGAGCTCCATCACATCGGTTATGTCGACGAAGTAGTTGGGTTTAGCGGTATAGTAGAAGCCAATCAAATCGATCCGGTGGGGCTCTAGGCCAATGTGGAGGTCGCTTCTCGCGACGTTTGGCAACGGTGAAAAGAGCACTGCCTCAAGGGCAAGCTTTCCCGCTGTCACGTGGTCTGGATGGGCCTCGTAGGGTAGCCAGGGATCCGGAGCGAGGACGAGGTCAGGCTTCTCTTGTCTGATGACTTTGATTATATTGTTCCTCGCCTCGATGTTGTATGGAAGCTCCGTATCCCTGTAATCGAGCCAGATTATCCTCTCAACGCCGAGCATTCTGGCGCTTTTCTCTTCCTCTCTTCGCCTTATGAGGGCTAGTTCATGGGGGGACACGCTTTCATCGTACGTCCCCATTGAGCCGTCGGTGAGGCAGAGGTAGACGACCTTAACTCCCCGCTCGGTCAATTTCTTTATTGTTCCACCCATCCCGATTACACAGTCGTCCGGATGGGGCTCTATGCAGAGAACCTTTTCAGCGTCCTTAAACGGATTTGAGAGGTCGAACTCGAGAATTGTGAGCAGCTTTTCGAGCGAGCCCTCAAAGCTCAAAACCATCACCTGTTGCTATGAATTCGTGGCTTTTATATAACCGTTTCGATTTCACAATGAGCGGCCCTAGGGCAGCGGGATCCTCTCAACTTCCATCCTGTCGAAGGTAGGATACTCCTCCACGATGAAGAACCTCACGTCACCTTCGATGGCCTCGGCCAGCTCTAAAGCCACCTCCTCAGGCATCTCAATCCTGCCCTTCTCCCTGTTTATGTAGAGCCACTCCGCCGGAACTTCGACTTCTTCAACGAGGAACTCGTAGAGCTCGTCGAGGTCGTCGTATTCAGCGATGCCAAAGCGGAGCGTTCCGTCCTCGGTTACCTCCATGTAAGGTTTAGCCACCTTCCTCGCCATTCTCCTGAGCCTATTCCTGAGCTGGACGGCATCTTTAAGCTTCGCGGTGCAGAGGTGATAGCTCAGGGAAGTGTTCTTCTCACCCCACTCGAGAAGCTTTAGACCTAGCTCGAGCGAGCCCCTAATGGCGGAACTCTCGTCGCTTACCGGCTCGTAGCCCATGTCGAGCATGGTTTTAAGGGTAACCTCGCTGAACTCCAGCTCGTTCACGTTGAGGAACTTCGCGCCTAACCTATCCAGAAACTCGGCGTACCACTTCATCCTCTCAAACTGGCCCGGAATCGAGGGAATCTCGCCGCCGATGTCCCAGTCGAAGTCAAAGGCATTCTTTATGTTCTCGATTTCCACCTTGAAGAGCTTCGAGTTCGGGTTGAAGAGGTCTGGATGAAAGCGTATCTCATCTAATCCCACATCGTAGAGCTTCTCAAGGTTCTTCTTCGTGGCCAGAGCGCCGGTGGTGTAGAGGTGAACGTGGAACTTCCTTCCAAAGGCCTCCTTGAGGGCGCGGATGTAGCTAACGGTTCTGTCGAGCCTCGCCAGCGGATCCCCACCTGTAACTCCAGCTCCCTTGGCTTCCTGAATCAGGGCCTCCTCAATGATATCATCAACGCTCTTAACGGGCCTCTCGTTGGCATAAACAACATCTTCCCTCCTCCAAGGGCTCAGCGGGCAGTAGAAGCAGTTTCTCGGGCAGATTCCGGTCGTGAAGAGGACGAGCTTTTCACCCCTAACGCAGAGCTGACAGCCCTTCGGGAGCTCTCTCACGGCGTACGAAAAGTAAGGCGTCTCCCAGACCATTCTTCCACCCCGCTAACCCTAACCAGAGGGCAGGCCTTAAAAACGTTGGCGGGCAAAGTTGTCCGATGCCTATGAGGGAGAAGCCGAAGTATCTGCCCCCCACGCTCCGCGAGAAGCACCGCTACATAGCCTTCCAGCTGATTGGGGAGAGGCCCTTCCGGAAGGATGAGGTTAAGAAGGCGATATGGGAGGCGAGCCTCTCAACCCTCGGAGTCCTCGGCTCGGCTAAAGCAAAGCCCTGGTTCATACGCTTCGACGAGAAGAGCCAGACGGGAATCGTCAGGGTTGACAGGAAGCACGTCGAAGAACTGCGCTTTGCCCTGACGCTCGTTACAGAGATAAACGGCTCGAAGGCAATCTTTCGGACGCTCGGAGTTTCGGGGACGATAAAA
Encoded proteins:
- a CDS encoding class I SAM-dependent methyltransferase — translated: MEKEWYEVKKRKLKELYWEQNKGNPYLPNGFLVYPHEIYDFFLGFINHPGRVIDLGCGNGLLLRHLVENSEHELVPYGVDFIEESIEQARRDILPEFADNFVVANVRDYVREMPDEYFDFIFFDPYNVHPKDLPETVNHLIRACRTGGRIIFYTYHDVLESLNFEWVGDFLTEEVRRKLKRFDHPEVSVGVLEKS
- a CDS encoding ribonuclease P protein component 2, with amino-acid sequence MREKPKYLPPTLREKHRYIAFQLIGERPFRKDEVKKAIWEASLSTLGVLGSAKAKPWFIRFDEKSQTGIVRVDRKHVEELRFALTLVTEINGSKAIFRTLGVSGTIKRLKRKFLAEFGWR
- a CDS encoding PIG-L deacetylase family protein; the encoded protein is MVLSFEGSLEKLLTILEFDLSNPFKDAEKVLCIEPHPDDCVIGMGGTIKKLTERGVKVVYLCLTDGSMGTYDESVSPHELALIRRREEEKSARMLGVERIIWLDYRDTELPYNIEARNNIIKVIRQEKPDLVLAPDPWLPYEAHPDHVTAGKLALEAVLFSPLPNVARSDLHIGLEPHRIDLIGFYYTAKPNYFVDITDVMELKLRAIRVHRSQFTDDVWEKWEPFLRTVAEFYGEKIGVRYAEGLRFMPELFLHITPFAELI
- a CDS encoding radical SAM protein translates to MVWETPYFSYAVRELPKGCQLCVRGEKLVLFTTGICPRNCFYCPLSPWRREDVVYANERPVKSVDDIIEEALIQEAKGAGVTGGDPLARLDRTVSYIRALKEAFGRKFHVHLYTTGALATKKNLEKLYDVGLDEIRFHPDLFNPNSKLFKVEIENIKNAFDFDWDIGGEIPSIPGQFERMKWYAEFLDRLGAKFLNVNELEFSEVTLKTMLDMGYEPVSDESSAIRGSLELGLKLLEWGEKNTSLSYHLCTAKLKDAVQLRNRLRRMARKVAKPYMEVTEDGTLRFGIAEYDDLDELYEFLVEEVEVPAEWLYINREKGRIEMPEEVALELAEAIEGDVRFFIVEEYPTFDRMEVERIPLP